The following proteins are co-located in the Lepisosteus oculatus isolate fLepOcu1 chromosome 9, fLepOcu1.hap2, whole genome shotgun sequence genome:
- the nup85 gene encoding nuclear pore complex protein Nup85 isoform X2 yields the protein MGSCLVFFTKISMRLVSYTCEFFFDSLIAEGNIFAKLIPGVDFRQKHLGFVWGPRDILTYETQYKTAGAPAAFASCPWIHMVRKDEDIYSPILRKLFNESHHIFVQLQKSTDDTASKAKKPRFVSISKNYRSVIRACMEELQQNAVSARDAALATQYGNQVSILLAVELIWNLCEVLFIDAAPAGTLLLHLLDWVRLHKAGVDEQAHEVLQSESPAQHPSYWDVVISYVLQGRMDEARQILGKQASQQPGARAVYKLLDNLMMKMPIYNPGGNQTLTEFDVRWRHWREECTRCLEDRSFAGDPHLELICKILLGDEDTLLEQKELLGTWYHFLVTRLLYTQPTVKPTELHYYAQSSMDMFLGPRAPEPLDSILLAAFEFDIHQVIKDCSIALNNWWFVAHLTDLLDHCKLLQSHNLHFGSNLREFLLLEYASGLFTHHSLWQLAVDYFDHCPEFGRVYLEMQIERVPLDTERKAVKVLRICEQRQMAEQVRSICKIMAMKALRNQRLGSALSWSIRAKDAAFATLISERFLQDYCDRGTFSDLDLIDNLGPAMLLSDRLTFLGKYREFHKMYGEKKFPEAAKLLLSLMTARIAPKNFWMTLLTDALPLLEQKQVIFSAEQTYELMHCLEELTSGADDSKDEHVEDIKTTKIELLRLALARNLASAIVEEGTVDSW from the exons ATGGGGTCCTGTCtcgttttttttacaaaaatctcAATGCGCTTAGTTTCTTACACATGCGAATTTTTTTTTGATTCACTTATTGCGGAAGGAAACATCTTtgcaaag ctCATCCCAGGTGTTGACTTCAGGCAGAAGCACTTGGGCTTTGTGTGGGGTCCCAGGGACATACTGACCTATGAAACTCAGTACAAGACAGCAG GAGCCCCGGCTGCGTTTGCGAGCTGCCCGTGGATCCACATGGTCAGGAAGGATGAAGACATCTACTCTCCCATCCTGCGCAAGCTCTTCAACGAGTCCCACCACATCTTCGTCCAGCTGCAGAAGAGCACAGACGACACCGCCAGCAAGGCCAAGAAGCCTCG GTTTGTCAGCATTAGTAAGAACTACCGATCAGTGATCCGGGCCTGTATGGAGGAGCTCCAACAGAATGCAG TTTCTGCACGTGACGCGGCTCTAGCAACACAGTATGGCAATCAG GTGTCAATTCTGTTGGCAGTGGAGCTCATCTGGAATCTATGTGAAGTCTTGTTCATCGATGCTGCCCCAG CTGGCACCCTTCTGCTGCACCTTCTGGACTGGGTTCGACTGCACAAGGCCGGCGTCGATGAGCAGGCTCATGAGGTTCTGCAGAGCGAGAGCCCCGCGCAGCACCCTTCCTACTGGGACGTG GTGATCTCCTACGTCCTGCAGGGTCGGATGGACGAGGCCAGGCAGATCCTGGGGAAGCAGGCTTCCCAGCAGCCAGGGGCACGAGCCGTGTACAAGCTGCTGGACAACCTCATGATGAAAATGCCCATTTACAAC CCGGGGGGGAACCAGACGCTGACGGAGTTCGATGTGAGGTGGCGTCACTGGCGCGAGGAGTGCACGCGCTGCCTGGAGGACCGCTCCTTTGCTGGGGACCCCCACCTGGAGCTCATCTGCAAG ATTCTTCTGGGCGACGAAGACACTCTGCTGGAGCAGAAAGAGCTCCTGGGCACCTGGTACCATTTCCTGGTCACCCGTCTCCTGTACACACAACCCACTGTCAAGCCTACAGAGCTCCATTACTACGCACAG TCCAGCATGGACATGTTCTTGGGTCCTCGTGCTCCGGAGCCTTTGGACAGCATCCTGTTGGCTGCATTCGAGTTTGACATCCACCAGGTCATAAAGGACTGCAG CATTGCCCTCAATAACTGGTGGTTCGTTGCTCATTTGACAGACCTGTTGGATCACTGCAAACTCTTGCAGTCCCACAACCTTCA tTTTGGTTCCAATCTAAGGGAGTTTCTCCTCTTGGAATATGCTTCTGGCCTCTTCACCCATCACAG CCTGTGGCAGCTGGCGGTGGATTACTTTGACCACTGTCCGGAGTTCGGGAGGGTGTACCTGGAGATGCAGATCGAGAGGGTGCCCTTGGACACTGAGCGCAAGGCTGTGAAGGTGCTGCGGATCTGCGAACAGAGGCAGATGGCAGAGCAAG TGCGCAGTATCTGCAAGATCATGGCTATGAAAGCTTTGCGCAACCAACGCCTGGGCTCAGCGCTTTCCTGGAGCATCAGAGCCAAAGACGCCGCCTTCGCCACCCTTATCTCCGAGAG GTTCCTTCAGGACTACTGTGACCGCGGCACCTTTTCTGACCTGGACCTGATAGACAACCTGGGGCCAGCCATGCTGCTGAGTGATAGGCTCACCTTCCTGG GGAAGTACCGCGAGTTTCACAAGATGTACGGGGAGAAGAAATTCCCAGAAGCGGCcaagctgctgctgtccctcatgACGGCCAGAATTGCCCCCAAGAACTTCTGGATGACCCTCCTGACCGACGCCCTGCCTCTCCTGGAGCAAAAACAG gTGATATTTTCAGCAGAGCAAACATATGAACTCATGCACTGTCTGGAGGAACTCACGTCCGGAGCAGATGACTCAAAGGATGAACAC GTTGAAGACATCAAAACCACTAAAATAGAGCTCCTCCGTCTTGCACTGGCACGGAACCTGGCGTCCGCGATTGTAGAGGAGGGCACGGTGGACTCATGGTGA
- the nup85 gene encoding nuclear pore complex protein Nup85 isoform X4 — translation MEEVDVEPTTTLIPGVDFRQKHLGFVWGPRDILTYETQYKTAGAPAAFASCPWIHMVRKDEDIYSPILRKLFNESHHIFVQLQKSTDDTASKAKKPRFVSISKNYRSVIRACMEELQQNAVSARDAALATQYGNQVSILLAVELIWNLCEVLFIDAAPAGTLLLHLLDWVRLHKAGVDEQAHEVLQSESPAQHPSYWDVVISYVLQGRMDEARQILGKQASQQPGARAVYKLLDNLMMKMPIYNPGGNQTLTEFDVRWRHWREECTRCLEDRSFAGDPHLELICKILLGDEDTLLEQKELLGTWYHFLVTRLLYTQPTVKPTELHYYAQSSMDMFLGPRAPEPLDSILLAAFEFDIHQVIKDCSIALNNWWFVAHLTDLLDHCKLLQSHNLHFGSNLREFLLLEYASGLFTHHSLWQLAVDYFDHCPEFGRVYLEMQIERVPLDTERKAVKVLRICEQRQMAEQVRSICKIMAMKALRNQRLGSALSWSIRAKDAAFATLISERFLQDYCDRGTFSDLDLIDNLGPAMLLSDRLTFLGKYREFHKMYGEKKFPEAAKLLLSLMTARIAPKNFWMTLLTDALPLLEQKQVIFSAEQTYELMHCLEELTSGADDSKDEHVEDIKTTKIELLRLALARNLASAIVEEGTVDSW, via the exons ATGGAGGAGGTGGATGTCGAGCCGACCACAACA ctCATCCCAGGTGTTGACTTCAGGCAGAAGCACTTGGGCTTTGTGTGGGGTCCCAGGGACATACTGACCTATGAAACTCAGTACAAGACAGCAG GAGCCCCGGCTGCGTTTGCGAGCTGCCCGTGGATCCACATGGTCAGGAAGGATGAAGACATCTACTCTCCCATCCTGCGCAAGCTCTTCAACGAGTCCCACCACATCTTCGTCCAGCTGCAGAAGAGCACAGACGACACCGCCAGCAAGGCCAAGAAGCCTCG GTTTGTCAGCATTAGTAAGAACTACCGATCAGTGATCCGGGCCTGTATGGAGGAGCTCCAACAGAATGCAG TTTCTGCACGTGACGCGGCTCTAGCAACACAGTATGGCAATCAG GTGTCAATTCTGTTGGCAGTGGAGCTCATCTGGAATCTATGTGAAGTCTTGTTCATCGATGCTGCCCCAG CTGGCACCCTTCTGCTGCACCTTCTGGACTGGGTTCGACTGCACAAGGCCGGCGTCGATGAGCAGGCTCATGAGGTTCTGCAGAGCGAGAGCCCCGCGCAGCACCCTTCCTACTGGGACGTG GTGATCTCCTACGTCCTGCAGGGTCGGATGGACGAGGCCAGGCAGATCCTGGGGAAGCAGGCTTCCCAGCAGCCAGGGGCACGAGCCGTGTACAAGCTGCTGGACAACCTCATGATGAAAATGCCCATTTACAAC CCGGGGGGGAACCAGACGCTGACGGAGTTCGATGTGAGGTGGCGTCACTGGCGCGAGGAGTGCACGCGCTGCCTGGAGGACCGCTCCTTTGCTGGGGACCCCCACCTGGAGCTCATCTGCAAG ATTCTTCTGGGCGACGAAGACACTCTGCTGGAGCAGAAAGAGCTCCTGGGCACCTGGTACCATTTCCTGGTCACCCGTCTCCTGTACACACAACCCACTGTCAAGCCTACAGAGCTCCATTACTACGCACAG TCCAGCATGGACATGTTCTTGGGTCCTCGTGCTCCGGAGCCTTTGGACAGCATCCTGTTGGCTGCATTCGAGTTTGACATCCACCAGGTCATAAAGGACTGCAG CATTGCCCTCAATAACTGGTGGTTCGTTGCTCATTTGACAGACCTGTTGGATCACTGCAAACTCTTGCAGTCCCACAACCTTCA tTTTGGTTCCAATCTAAGGGAGTTTCTCCTCTTGGAATATGCTTCTGGCCTCTTCACCCATCACAG CCTGTGGCAGCTGGCGGTGGATTACTTTGACCACTGTCCGGAGTTCGGGAGGGTGTACCTGGAGATGCAGATCGAGAGGGTGCCCTTGGACACTGAGCGCAAGGCTGTGAAGGTGCTGCGGATCTGCGAACAGAGGCAGATGGCAGAGCAAG TGCGCAGTATCTGCAAGATCATGGCTATGAAAGCTTTGCGCAACCAACGCCTGGGCTCAGCGCTTTCCTGGAGCATCAGAGCCAAAGACGCCGCCTTCGCCACCCTTATCTCCGAGAG GTTCCTTCAGGACTACTGTGACCGCGGCACCTTTTCTGACCTGGACCTGATAGACAACCTGGGGCCAGCCATGCTGCTGAGTGATAGGCTCACCTTCCTGG GGAAGTACCGCGAGTTTCACAAGATGTACGGGGAGAAGAAATTCCCAGAAGCGGCcaagctgctgctgtccctcatgACGGCCAGAATTGCCCCCAAGAACTTCTGGATGACCCTCCTGACCGACGCCCTGCCTCTCCTGGAGCAAAAACAG gTGATATTTTCAGCAGAGCAAACATATGAACTCATGCACTGTCTGGAGGAACTCACGTCCGGAGCAGATGACTCAAAGGATGAACAC GTTGAAGACATCAAAACCACTAAAATAGAGCTCCTCCGTCTTGCACTGGCACGGAACCTGGCGTCCGCGATTGTAGAGGAGGGCACGGTGGACTCATGGTGA
- the nup85 gene encoding nuclear pore complex protein Nup85 isoform X1 — protein MGSCLVFFTKISMRLVSYTCEFFFDSLIAEGNIFAKLIPGVDFRQKHLGFVWGPRDILTYETQYKTAGAPAAFASCPWIHMVRKDEDIYSPILRKLFNESHHIFVQLQKSTDDTASKAKKPRFVSISKNYRSVIRACMEELQQNAVSARDAALATQYGNQVSILLAVELIWNLCEVLFIDAAPAGTLLLHLLDWVRLHKAGVDEQAHEVLQSESPAQHPSYWDVVISYVLQGRMDEARQILGKQASQQPGARAVYKLLDNLMMKMPIYNPGGNQTLTEFDVRWRHWREECTRCLEDRSFAGDPHLELICKILLGDEDTLLEQKELLGTWYHFLVTRLLYTQPTVKPTELHYYAQSSMDMFLGPRAPEPLDSILLAAFEFDIHQVIKDCSIALNNWWFVAHLTDLLDHCKLLQSHNLHFGSNLREFLLLEYASGLFTHHSLWQLAVDYFDHCPEFGRVYLEMQIERVPLDTERKAVKVLRICEQRQMAEQVRSICKIMAMKALRNQRLGSALSWSIRAKDAAFATLISERFLQDYCDRGTFSDLDLIDNLGPAMLLSDRLTFLGKYREFHKMYGEKKFPEAAKLLLSLMTARIAPKNFWMTLLTDALPLLEQKQVIFSAEQTYELMHCLEELTSGADDSKDEHVGHVEDIKTTKIELLRLALARNLASAIVEEGTVDSW, from the exons ATGGGGTCCTGTCtcgttttttttacaaaaatctcAATGCGCTTAGTTTCTTACACATGCGAATTTTTTTTTGATTCACTTATTGCGGAAGGAAACATCTTtgcaaag ctCATCCCAGGTGTTGACTTCAGGCAGAAGCACTTGGGCTTTGTGTGGGGTCCCAGGGACATACTGACCTATGAAACTCAGTACAAGACAGCAG GAGCCCCGGCTGCGTTTGCGAGCTGCCCGTGGATCCACATGGTCAGGAAGGATGAAGACATCTACTCTCCCATCCTGCGCAAGCTCTTCAACGAGTCCCACCACATCTTCGTCCAGCTGCAGAAGAGCACAGACGACACCGCCAGCAAGGCCAAGAAGCCTCG GTTTGTCAGCATTAGTAAGAACTACCGATCAGTGATCCGGGCCTGTATGGAGGAGCTCCAACAGAATGCAG TTTCTGCACGTGACGCGGCTCTAGCAACACAGTATGGCAATCAG GTGTCAATTCTGTTGGCAGTGGAGCTCATCTGGAATCTATGTGAAGTCTTGTTCATCGATGCTGCCCCAG CTGGCACCCTTCTGCTGCACCTTCTGGACTGGGTTCGACTGCACAAGGCCGGCGTCGATGAGCAGGCTCATGAGGTTCTGCAGAGCGAGAGCCCCGCGCAGCACCCTTCCTACTGGGACGTG GTGATCTCCTACGTCCTGCAGGGTCGGATGGACGAGGCCAGGCAGATCCTGGGGAAGCAGGCTTCCCAGCAGCCAGGGGCACGAGCCGTGTACAAGCTGCTGGACAACCTCATGATGAAAATGCCCATTTACAAC CCGGGGGGGAACCAGACGCTGACGGAGTTCGATGTGAGGTGGCGTCACTGGCGCGAGGAGTGCACGCGCTGCCTGGAGGACCGCTCCTTTGCTGGGGACCCCCACCTGGAGCTCATCTGCAAG ATTCTTCTGGGCGACGAAGACACTCTGCTGGAGCAGAAAGAGCTCCTGGGCACCTGGTACCATTTCCTGGTCACCCGTCTCCTGTACACACAACCCACTGTCAAGCCTACAGAGCTCCATTACTACGCACAG TCCAGCATGGACATGTTCTTGGGTCCTCGTGCTCCGGAGCCTTTGGACAGCATCCTGTTGGCTGCATTCGAGTTTGACATCCACCAGGTCATAAAGGACTGCAG CATTGCCCTCAATAACTGGTGGTTCGTTGCTCATTTGACAGACCTGTTGGATCACTGCAAACTCTTGCAGTCCCACAACCTTCA tTTTGGTTCCAATCTAAGGGAGTTTCTCCTCTTGGAATATGCTTCTGGCCTCTTCACCCATCACAG CCTGTGGCAGCTGGCGGTGGATTACTTTGACCACTGTCCGGAGTTCGGGAGGGTGTACCTGGAGATGCAGATCGAGAGGGTGCCCTTGGACACTGAGCGCAAGGCTGTGAAGGTGCTGCGGATCTGCGAACAGAGGCAGATGGCAGAGCAAG TGCGCAGTATCTGCAAGATCATGGCTATGAAAGCTTTGCGCAACCAACGCCTGGGCTCAGCGCTTTCCTGGAGCATCAGAGCCAAAGACGCCGCCTTCGCCACCCTTATCTCCGAGAG GTTCCTTCAGGACTACTGTGACCGCGGCACCTTTTCTGACCTGGACCTGATAGACAACCTGGGGCCAGCCATGCTGCTGAGTGATAGGCTCACCTTCCTGG GGAAGTACCGCGAGTTTCACAAGATGTACGGGGAGAAGAAATTCCCAGAAGCGGCcaagctgctgctgtccctcatgACGGCCAGAATTGCCCCCAAGAACTTCTGGATGACCCTCCTGACCGACGCCCTGCCTCTCCTGGAGCAAAAACAG gTGATATTTTCAGCAGAGCAAACATATGAACTCATGCACTGTCTGGAGGAACTCACGTCCGGAGCAGATGACTCAAAGGATGAACACGTAGGTCAT GTTGAAGACATCAAAACCACTAAAATAGAGCTCCTCCGTCTTGCACTGGCACGGAACCTGGCGTCCGCGATTGTAGAGGAGGGCACGGTGGACTCATGGTGA
- the nup85 gene encoding nuclear pore complex protein Nup85 isoform X3, with translation MEEVDVEPTTTLIPGVDFRQKHLGFVWGPRDILTYETQYKTAGAPAAFASCPWIHMVRKDEDIYSPILRKLFNESHHIFVQLQKSTDDTASKAKKPRFVSISKNYRSVIRACMEELQQNAVSARDAALATQYGNQVSILLAVELIWNLCEVLFIDAAPAGTLLLHLLDWVRLHKAGVDEQAHEVLQSESPAQHPSYWDVVISYVLQGRMDEARQILGKQASQQPGARAVYKLLDNLMMKMPIYNPGGNQTLTEFDVRWRHWREECTRCLEDRSFAGDPHLELICKILLGDEDTLLEQKELLGTWYHFLVTRLLYTQPTVKPTELHYYAQSSMDMFLGPRAPEPLDSILLAAFEFDIHQVIKDCSIALNNWWFVAHLTDLLDHCKLLQSHNLHFGSNLREFLLLEYASGLFTHHSLWQLAVDYFDHCPEFGRVYLEMQIERVPLDTERKAVKVLRICEQRQMAEQVRSICKIMAMKALRNQRLGSALSWSIRAKDAAFATLISERFLQDYCDRGTFSDLDLIDNLGPAMLLSDRLTFLGKYREFHKMYGEKKFPEAAKLLLSLMTARIAPKNFWMTLLTDALPLLEQKQVIFSAEQTYELMHCLEELTSGADDSKDEHVGHVEDIKTTKIELLRLALARNLASAIVEEGTVDSW, from the exons ATGGAGGAGGTGGATGTCGAGCCGACCACAACA ctCATCCCAGGTGTTGACTTCAGGCAGAAGCACTTGGGCTTTGTGTGGGGTCCCAGGGACATACTGACCTATGAAACTCAGTACAAGACAGCAG GAGCCCCGGCTGCGTTTGCGAGCTGCCCGTGGATCCACATGGTCAGGAAGGATGAAGACATCTACTCTCCCATCCTGCGCAAGCTCTTCAACGAGTCCCACCACATCTTCGTCCAGCTGCAGAAGAGCACAGACGACACCGCCAGCAAGGCCAAGAAGCCTCG GTTTGTCAGCATTAGTAAGAACTACCGATCAGTGATCCGGGCCTGTATGGAGGAGCTCCAACAGAATGCAG TTTCTGCACGTGACGCGGCTCTAGCAACACAGTATGGCAATCAG GTGTCAATTCTGTTGGCAGTGGAGCTCATCTGGAATCTATGTGAAGTCTTGTTCATCGATGCTGCCCCAG CTGGCACCCTTCTGCTGCACCTTCTGGACTGGGTTCGACTGCACAAGGCCGGCGTCGATGAGCAGGCTCATGAGGTTCTGCAGAGCGAGAGCCCCGCGCAGCACCCTTCCTACTGGGACGTG GTGATCTCCTACGTCCTGCAGGGTCGGATGGACGAGGCCAGGCAGATCCTGGGGAAGCAGGCTTCCCAGCAGCCAGGGGCACGAGCCGTGTACAAGCTGCTGGACAACCTCATGATGAAAATGCCCATTTACAAC CCGGGGGGGAACCAGACGCTGACGGAGTTCGATGTGAGGTGGCGTCACTGGCGCGAGGAGTGCACGCGCTGCCTGGAGGACCGCTCCTTTGCTGGGGACCCCCACCTGGAGCTCATCTGCAAG ATTCTTCTGGGCGACGAAGACACTCTGCTGGAGCAGAAAGAGCTCCTGGGCACCTGGTACCATTTCCTGGTCACCCGTCTCCTGTACACACAACCCACTGTCAAGCCTACAGAGCTCCATTACTACGCACAG TCCAGCATGGACATGTTCTTGGGTCCTCGTGCTCCGGAGCCTTTGGACAGCATCCTGTTGGCTGCATTCGAGTTTGACATCCACCAGGTCATAAAGGACTGCAG CATTGCCCTCAATAACTGGTGGTTCGTTGCTCATTTGACAGACCTGTTGGATCACTGCAAACTCTTGCAGTCCCACAACCTTCA tTTTGGTTCCAATCTAAGGGAGTTTCTCCTCTTGGAATATGCTTCTGGCCTCTTCACCCATCACAG CCTGTGGCAGCTGGCGGTGGATTACTTTGACCACTGTCCGGAGTTCGGGAGGGTGTACCTGGAGATGCAGATCGAGAGGGTGCCCTTGGACACTGAGCGCAAGGCTGTGAAGGTGCTGCGGATCTGCGAACAGAGGCAGATGGCAGAGCAAG TGCGCAGTATCTGCAAGATCATGGCTATGAAAGCTTTGCGCAACCAACGCCTGGGCTCAGCGCTTTCCTGGAGCATCAGAGCCAAAGACGCCGCCTTCGCCACCCTTATCTCCGAGAG GTTCCTTCAGGACTACTGTGACCGCGGCACCTTTTCTGACCTGGACCTGATAGACAACCTGGGGCCAGCCATGCTGCTGAGTGATAGGCTCACCTTCCTGG GGAAGTACCGCGAGTTTCACAAGATGTACGGGGAGAAGAAATTCCCAGAAGCGGCcaagctgctgctgtccctcatgACGGCCAGAATTGCCCCCAAGAACTTCTGGATGACCCTCCTGACCGACGCCCTGCCTCTCCTGGAGCAAAAACAG gTGATATTTTCAGCAGAGCAAACATATGAACTCATGCACTGTCTGGAGGAACTCACGTCCGGAGCAGATGACTCAAAGGATGAACACGTAGGTCAT GTTGAAGACATCAAAACCACTAAAATAGAGCTCCTCCGTCTTGCACTGGCACGGAACCTGGCGTCCGCGATTGTAGAGGAGGGCACGGTGGACTCATGGTGA